The Humulus lupulus chromosome 7, drHumLupu1.1, whole genome shotgun sequence region agaaagaaagaagaaaaagctGATGATAACATTGAATTCCATATATATGTTTAAAAATTATCATTAGTAGTGCTTGCTTGTGCTTCCGAGGTGTTTGATGAAAATCCTCGAACCTTGAAGAGACACCTAGGCAAAGTCAAATAATTAAAAGAAGCTCAAAAAATATACACCATAATTCTTGTCTAATCTTACTAAGGGGGATGGGGTGGGGTGGGGTGTGGAGGAGAGACGCATGAGGTTGCATCAGGACCGTTCACTAATGATGAAGGTGGTGCCCCGTGGGGCCTCACGCTGACTTGAAATCATCCATTGAAAGGCACCCAACCCAGCCCAACCCAACCCAAAGCCTAAGCCAACTCTCGAAAATgaaacattattattataattataattcaaAAAAACAAAGGTCATCCCTCTCTTGGGGATGTGACGTCTTTCTTTGAGGCTCCCCCCACCCCTATTAATTTGATTCCCCACCAGGCTGCCAATTTCATTTTCTTAACCTCTCTATATCTCCTTTCTCTgttttccctctctctccctaTCTCTTTCTCTGTCCTCTTTTTTCTCTCTCCATAATTTCCACCAaaatcccacatcgcctaggaAGGAAACTAATTAAACTTAAAGcccctttctttctctctttttagCAGTCTCTTCTCTAGTTTTTCTCTCCCCTCATTGCTGACAATTCACATTTAAGTCTGTACAAAGTTTTTGCccacactttttttttctttttcctcttgaattttttttccttttaaaaaaataaaaataaacgtAAGGTGCCAGCATTTCAGGTGGGTTGGGAGTCCACATGGGGAGGCACTCTTGTTGTTACAAGCAGAAGCTCAGAAAAGGGCTGTGGTCAccagaagaagatgaaaaacttCTTAATTATATCACCAAGCATGGACATGGCTGCTGGAGCTCTGTCCCTAAGCTAGCTGGTACTCCTTCTACTATCACTACTATCAATGCTGCACCTACTTTCTATAAGTGTATACATCgctatttttatgtatttttatggaAATTAGTtacataatatcattaattattttgGCAGGTCTGCAGAGATGTGGAAAAAGCTGCAGGCTAAGGTGGATAAATTACTTGAGGCCTGATTTGAAAAGAGGCCCATTTTCACAACAGGAGGAGAATTTGATAATAGAACTTCATGCAGTTCTTGGCAACAGGTAATCACATTCTTTTCCTTTTAAAAAAGGACATTTTGAGTTGAAATTCATTTATGGGTACTTATGTATTTGTGGTGGTACTGTTACAAATTTGCAGATGGTCACAGATTGCAGCCCAGTTACCAGGAAGAACAGATAATGAGATTAAAAACTTATGGAATTCTTGCATTAAGAAGAAACTGAGGCAAAAAGGGATTGACCCAAATACTCACAAGCCACTATCTGAGGTGGAAAATGACATTGGTAAATTGGACAAGGCTTCCTCCATGACCAACAAAGCTGGCAATAACAACAATGAGAATAATTCTACTGTTAAAGCTTCTTCATTAGGAACCTTATCCAATGatcatcaccaccaccaccaccatcatctGAATCTGGCCGAGTCACAACCGTCAATCACCATTGATCGCTACCCACTATTGGAAGTCTCTTCCGCAACTCCGCCGACACAAGAATTCTTCATAGAAAAGTCAGATGTAGTGTCAAACACGACCAGTAGTTGCAGACCTTCTGATTTTGCTAGCTACTTCTCGTTCCACTCCAATAATTATGGTACGACGTCGTCTTCTCAGGAtcaaaacaacaacaacagcatGGCTAGTTTCTGCTTCAACATTAATCAAAGTTCCACGACTTCTACTAGGCCGCCGCCATCTTCAAACTCCAACAATTTGAGTCCAgtacatcatcatcatcatcatcagcagcagcagcagcatgatcatcatcatcatcaccagaTGATTAGTAGTCTCATCCCACCTCCAGTCTCGAGCTGCTCAATCTtctcatcatcaccatcatcaacaacatcatcatcatcaccgaCGAATCCACGTGTAAAGCCCTCCATAAGTCTCCCCTTATCTGATCACCAAAACCCTTCAACGGTTTCTTGTGAAGTCAACAACAATAACGGAGTAGTAGTCCAGAATTGGGAAGCTAGTACTTTCAGCAACAAtggaagtagtagcagtagctgcaATATCGAATTACAAAGCCAAGGTAACAACTTTTTTGATAACAGTAACTCCACCACCGCTGCCGCCGCCACTGCCGCCGCCGCCACTACTACTGTTCCTCCTAATGCTGCTAACTTCTCTTGGGGACTAGTCCCCGAAAGTGGTACCATAAAATCTGATGACCCAGAAGACATAAAATGGTCTGAATATCTCCATAGCCCGTTTCTCCTTGGAGCAGCTAGTAATAATCAAAACTCTTCTCAACCCATTTTGTACAGTAACATTGTGAAACCAGAATCACACTTTACTACAGGATCAAACTCCACGTGGCATCAGAACGAGCATAATCACCATCATCATCAGCTACAAGCGGCTTCATCAGAAATAATGTACACTAATAAAGATCTACAGAGACTTGCCGTAGCTTTTGGACAAACCCTTTAGTTCAAAACTTATATTGTGTGTTTTTCTTGTACTATTAATTAAACATATgttaagagagagaaagagagagcggGCGAGGAAAGGGACGAGAATATTACGGAAGTTTATATGATCAGTTTGAGAAGAAGACTGAAGAAGCTTAGGGGTGAGGGTTGGCTTTGGAAAATGACAGTACTATACTCTTCTCTGGGGTTACTTAATTACAGGTGTGTGTGCCATAGaaaattaatgttttttttttttgaattttttgtaaATGTGTTTATCATACCCAACTTTCTCATCAGGCTTTTGTTACCGAATTATATATCTtaatttgtgatttttatttgagttttttttttctttcaatgttTTGTTAATATTTATTCTTTTAATTACTGAATAAGGGTATTTAAGTCCTGCCCATAATGAGAGCTTAATGTGTTGTCAGTTTCagcttattatatatatatatatagctcttTTTCGTTGTTTATATTTTCTGGATATTTATGTACATGTTGCTGACCCAATATCGTAACTTCATACACCGTGTCAAAACTTTCAAAAAGGATTTCTATGATGTGGTGATTTTTAATTAAGTAAAAAAGCAGTAAGAAGATTAACTTTGGAAGGGAACATGgagtaattaattaaaataatattatatatatttatataaagttaGCTTTATGTGGTTCACCTTTTTTTCTAATCGGAATTCCATGGTGATGGTGACTTTCTGATCTCTCTTTTAACAGATATATCCCAAACACTTTGGTATCCTGGGATTTTTGTTCCTCTACTTCAATAAtgatcaatatatatttatatgtttacatgcatatatatatatatatacatatgggAATCTATATCTCTTTAATTTATGACTAAATCCTTTTCACACACATTGAAAACTCGCGTAATCAAATTCCATGATAATGTAGACGTTCTGATCATCATCGATCttttaatgcaaaaaaaaatatttctaaaGGGGACCATATATTTTAAATGGGTGTCTATCAATGTCTCCTTTCCGATTGAGATGTTTTTCACTTTTCACAGTCTTTAAGTCATTTCCTTACTAATCCCTCACCTTTAACACACAAATGGTTTTAGACTTTTTTAGTTCAATTCTCAGCACTCCATCAAATTCGTCGGAGAAAGCTAAGTAAGCCCTGTAGAAACAGATAAATTACAAGCAGTACTATATAACTACTAGTTCCAAGTTAATTATTACgaatttatttatgtatatatacgtATATCAAGCATGTACAGTAGTAATACTGTAGCTAAGAGGTGGTGACAAGAGATTTGTTTGTagcattattattatttgttaaatttatataattattatcgCAACAAGGGGAAAAATAGCGTGTGGGGTGTCCCTATCGATGTGGGGTATGAGAGAGTGTTACTAGTTGTGTGAGGAACAGAGAATGGGGCCCCTCCATGGATCGATGCTGAAACTTCATGAGATAAAGGGTAGAAGAATTCCATGTTTCTGTGGAATATGACAAAAAGATTCAGAAGATGTTGATAAATCGGCTAGAGGGtcctatatatatgtgtgtaatatatatatatatatatataatcacttGCCTAGCTAGCCTGTGAACAATCATATGATCTAATTCCCTTGATTTTGTTCATGTGTGTTTGGTAATAAAATAATTAAGGGTTGAAGACTATATATCTATGCTTATATGCTTATACATATCACAGTAATCAGTACTCATAGAAAAGTAATTGCAGGTTCTGTGAAAAAAAAAGGCTAAAAAGTCAATGAACTTTTTATGAATCAGTTGCTGTatacatttaattaattctttattttatatataaaaaaagtcaATATATATCTACACTTATAATTGGCttgtgaattttatttaaaattggaGACATGCAGTACCGCTGTAAAGAATTTTAGTTTAGGGGAATCACAATAAcactattatttatatatattaatataaggtTAGTGAAAAACATTTGGAAAACTAACCAAAACCAACCTATTACCTATcatgataaatcaattaatttCATTGGATATCAAATTCTAATTGAGTAATTGGATCACATATCTACATTTCTCGTAGCCGAATTATAATGAATCGATCGACCCAATTGACAGGTTTCATGTCTCAACATTAATGCAACCAATCTATGAATATATACATATTCATAGAGTTAATTTTTACTACTTTGTATTGATCGATCGGTCCAATTCAATTACTGATATtggtttaattatattaattagtGGGTCAGATATTTATTGGGTTCAATATTTGGTTCTTAAAATGCAGGTTCCAATATTATGATTAATGAATAGGACATTCCATATGATATATTGAACACGTCCTAACAATTATATACCCTaccctacatatatatataaatatatatagtagCAGTATATATACAGTCCGTAACAGTGAAATGTAGTAAGCTTTTTTTCAATGTTGTCAGACAAGACACGTTATATGTGTATGGAGTATTATTTATGACAATACTCTTATATACAGTTATACGTACGTACGCATGGATTTGAAACTAtgtgaacatatatatatatcgaagTATATAAATCCTAAAGAATATATACGCGTTTAGCTAGGTTTAGGGGAAATAAAATTATTATGTGCATGCAAAAATGTGATTTATATAAAGTAATAATATGTATTCACATATCTTGTTCTTATTAGAGGGCTCTGATCGATGATCATGAGAAGAAAGCTTATTTAAGATTGTTTAACTCTACCCCATGATCAAgtattatttatgtatatatttatttatatatatttatagtgacggttcagtctttttttttcttcctattTACAATGCTCTCTATTACATACACGACAAAgaagaataaataatatttaaaagacaACACATATAAGTGTCCATATGATATATAATAAATAGCTAGAAGGAAGAAAAGAACCAAAAGATGATAAGatgatattatatatttatataaagagtTATTTGCGAGGAAATACTCAACTTATTATATTTGTAGAACTTCAGAATCCGAGTTATTTTTTTAAGTGGCGAAAGTATTTTCCGTTCATGTTTTAGTGCAGTTTGGTACAACAGTAAATTTTCATTATTAAGTTCGTCTGTGATATGTATgcaaaaatatcaaattaaagagatatttgcggcaaaagtatctaatttaaaatatgcttGCGGCGAAAGTACTCAATTTAAGAGATGTTTGCGGTGAAAATACTTAAGTCATGAACAAATTTCATACTATGTATATGGACTTAACGATAAAACAGACAATTGAACTAAATTGCACCAAAATATAGACAGAAGATACTTTCGCTGCTAAaaaaataacttgggtacttaaATGCTacaaataccataatttatcacTTTCACGGCAAATATctcttatataaatttatatatattatatatcaaAAGATAGGCCCATTCAAGTACATGTTCATCCCCATTCCTTTCAGCTTTCATAGGCTAAAAGGTATCGCTTTCGTTTGTCCATGTGCAAACACacaaaagaaatataaataaatatatatatatatatatttatagtctTCATCATCAAATAATATAAACTCTTCTTTAaagatttatttattaatatgtgtataattcaaataaaataataacaagtaTAATAAAGTATAAGTATTTATGTATGTATGCATGTGAACTGAATTATTGGGTCTAAAATGTTGGGACCCTGCAATCAGTATAGAATCAAAGAGTTGGAAAAGAACAAAAATCCTTGCTTTAAAATGGCGTACTGACGGGGAAATCATGAGATGGCAGCAGCAAAGTCCCAAGTTTTGATTTCTATGCATGTATATGTTTTAAACTTTCAACTtgaaaaaacaaatatattttcctttttttccaataaaataataataattgtttatcgattttttttttatttggaatCGCTATTGCTTGTCTCCATATTAAATTTACGAGGACAAGGACCCAATATattagtgttttagtgtgtgtatttatttatatatatatatattgttttataAACTCAAATTTTCGATGCCAAAATCATATGCTTATGATGAGCGGTGATGATGGCGATTATCATAGTacgtaaaaaataaaataaattaaacgaAAAGATTGGTAGAAGATTTTGTTCTTCTTGAATTATATATGCATGAAAAAAAAACTTGTTTTGAGGAAAATgattgaatattattttgatttgATTCTGATGTATCTGATAAATTCAATTAATTCAGCAAGGAGACgaactatatatatatgaacCATGCATGTACATATTGATATAAAGCACATATTGATTTTGTAATTATGTGTAAAAGTATAAAGATAAGAAACAAGACAAGGGACGAGAATTTAGGATCTTGTAAAAAGAAATAGGGCAAAGATTAAATGGTCATGATGAACTTGAGTCACACACTGCAGAGAGAAActcaaactatatatatatatatatatttatatatagtacaatatatagagagagagattgAGATCACGAATTCAGGGTTGATGGTGTTGATTGATGAAGCTTCATGATTGAAAGTGTGGAGGTCCCCAGATCCAAAAATTTGAGtactatttttaaaaatttggtTGTTTTATGTGTCCCCATTTAGAATACGGACTCATAAAGGTAATTATCAAATATTATATACTGTTATCACCAGGCTCCAGCCTAGTTTCAGGCCGTATTGTAGTACTTTTAGGTCACTTTCAGCTTAGCATATGGTCCCTCTCCTTCTCTACGCTGTTCTTTTGGCTTCAAATTATTAAGGGAATTAAGCCAAAACCACTTGATATTAATTTCAGTAATGATCATTTCTATCTTCTATATATTATTTCTCAAAAATAATATGATTAATTTGTCACTCCTCGAAGTTAATTAAAACGATTGAGCTATAACAAAGTACAATCATAATTTATGTATACATATAATACtcttggaagaagaaaaaaaattaaaaattggaGAGACGATACTTGATCGAATCCACTACAATTatgtatatattttctttttcgtATTCCTTTAAATAAGTTTACAGTGGATGAACTGTGTGATGTTATAATCAAATATATATTAGATGATTAAAATCTTTGTATTATatcaattaataatattaaaaatatattgttCAAAGAATTTGGAGAAAACATGACCTTTCGTGGGGTCATTGTCCTATAGACGAACTCATCATCAATCTCAATATTAATTGACGCGTTGATTTTGATGAGTTATATATCTTATTCCCTTTCATTCAACTTTTGATTACAACTCatgtaccttttttttttttttcttctatggCACTAATTAATAAACTCTGATTTTAAAAGAGCAAacaatatataaaagaaaatgaaTGAAATTAATGAATAACACCAAAGAGAATTGGCACTACTTTCCCACTATTCATAAAATCAATCCGAATATATAGATTAATCAAACGCGCGAGTTAAATGATATATGAAATTCCCTTCAATCCTTTCCAATAATTATTTGAAACAATAAGTATCAAGTCTTACCCCAATCATTTTGAAAAGTATACATATATACTACAATAATTaactaatccaaataaataatcacaattaAATATCCTTATGTGTGAATGAGACTAACTTTTGTTCCAACATAATATATAGGACTACCAATGACATTAAAATATGATTCGAATTAGGGAGGGTAACATGGCTATATGAATATCAAACCaaaagataatatatatatatatatgtatatatatatatactttaatgAGAAGCATATAATTAGTATAAGGTATTTGTTTGATGATTAAAGAGGCTCATACAGATAGGATACATACATGTACacatttttaattatgatttattaAGGTGGACAAACTTGGATGAATGTTGGGCTGAATAATCAAAAACTTCTATCCTATTCTAGGCTCTATGGGAATGGACATGGTTAGGACTATATTGGGCCAAAACAAAACCTcgtttttttctttccaaaagaTCACACTTCTAATTCTGTCATTTGTGACTTCTGGTTATATTATTAGAGATCGTTATACCACCATAGCTTACTCCTGGATCTAGAAAAATTCATAAAAGTTttctatattaattaatttttaagggAATGATCGAGACTCTTAGGTTTTTTTTTCtgtggaaattacattttatatctTTTCTAAtcaagtttacaaaaatatgagtaTGCCATAGTGTTATTATTAATGAACTTTTGTTAAATTAGAATGGTATTTATgcaatttcatttttattttatctgAACTATTTTATATTAACTTTTCACATTTCACTTTACATTTCACATTCAActattcatcatcttcttctttgttcCGATTGTTAGTGTTCTTAAGGTAGTTGACTTCTGTGCATTCTTGGTCAGCGATGGTAGTGCAAGGAATGACGATCGATGGCAGAGTTTGGGGTTGTCTGCATTGTGGAAGGCGGAGGTACGTTTCTCTCCGTCattttgtaacgacccggatttttaagactcgataatgcagaaatataaatgttttcatttaacaaaatgtctcaaaaacccgtataattttttttaaaaaaaaaaagtcgtatggccatacttaacatttaatacaaacttATTTTATGAATAGTAAAATGAGCCCAGTTTAtcaaaataacacaacatttcaaaaacaaaatggcttcccaaaaaggtcggtccacatgtacattcgcaaggtagactccagcgctcactgctctgcattgcccttgttcttaactacaacaggaaacaactaggtaataagcgaaaatgcttagtaagttcaattttaaaacaaaagcatgtagagaattagggttccggattcATCCGGACcttacacaatcaatttcaagaacgcaaaagcgtcctggtGTTACGGATTTtatagctacgcaagtatacgtaattgTAATTTGTAATAAATATCGATAAGAACGAGTATCGTCCCACGAAGAccgatttatcaattaccaaataattaatttctagtttctatttggctaatgaaaactggatttgtgaaatttgaaaacaagacaacaaaaataaatgaaaatcgcagaaatcaaataataacaagaacacaaggattaaattcactatgaaacaattaggaatcataatcttctctactatgcactctattattctttaatgaaattactactgaaactcttctcactgagatgataggcatgcaaaagtgttaactattcgagttaagaaatagaaaactcgacctaatgtgaattccctatatttttatggtcaattcaaacaataggaagcaatgaatactGTGAAGACTCAAaaagttaaatatatatatatatattatttaagttttttttaagtgGTGGGACCCACTTAATTTAAAAAGTTagactatttttcccttcctttttcttctccttcccgaccattcttctttcttcttcttctctttttttttctctctgcAACAACCCACGACTGGGTACCAGAAAGCCATTgctggtgtaacgacccaaatttgctaataaggcttaagggccttgattagcgtgccaggagggcatgatgggaattatgtgtgatttttatgaattaaatgcatgattatgatttaaagcatgttatatgactatttgtttatctgagatgcatgaccatgtatattagtatgcatgtaggcctggatcgtgttagaagggcataactgtaattttggccttgttgggcatatctgcattgatatgtgataattgtattccgtgatttgtaccacgtgagtgttgtgttattgttgtgatgcacgtgccgagacggtcctagagagctagttaacttaagagtcacaacgggattccgtacccggctcgggaggagcctaggggtacctcgggaattttatggtcaagttgagatttagcgggtaatggttattggagatttagtaacttgggtaaccattagttactgctgagagtaacaagttttagaaagaaaatggtagaaatgaaatagaagagtaatgacttaagtgcccttgaaggtttagtttggAAAGGttaataggaaggggtaatttggtcttttggcaaggggattatgaaaatttcagctgtgatctaagggggtacggtttgggcatttggggtcacttgtggcattgatagaaattgaagagaagaaagagggggagaaagaagagctagggcaagtgaaaagagaagaagaagaaggtgaagggctgaagtgggagcttgggAGGAGGATCAAGGGAGCTTTtaagtggattctccatttgaggtaaggatcttgtgcacatctaagttttgatttctgttttgatttgtaaaatctagagcttgagttagtgtgtttgagtttttggtttgagttgctgaaaataggaatcaaagggtggattgttggatatgtttgtgtgttgagcttgaatctagggtttatgagttgttgggtggttcatttgaggttttaaattgattttggggtttggg contains the following coding sequences:
- the LOC133788295 gene encoding transcription factor MYB61-like; translated protein: MGRHSCCYKQKLRKGLWSPEEDEKLLNYITKHGHGCWSSVPKLAGLQRCGKSCRLRWINYLRPDLKRGPFSQQEENLIIELHAVLGNRWSQIAAQLPGRTDNEIKNLWNSCIKKKLRQKGIDPNTHKPLSEVENDIGKLDKASSMTNKAGNNNNENNSTVKASSLGTLSNDHHHHHHHHLNLAESQPSITIDRYPLLEVSSATPPTQEFFIEKSDVVSNTTSSCRPSDFASYFSFHSNNYGTTSSSQDQNNNNSMASFCFNINQSSTTSTRPPPSSNSNNLSPVHHHHHHQQQQQHDHHHHHQMISSLIPPPVSSCSIFSSSPSSTTSSSSPTNPRVKPSISLPLSDHQNPSTVSCEVNNNNGVVVQNWEASTFSNNGSSSSSCNIELQSQGNNFFDNSNSTTAAAATAAAATTTVPPNAANFSWGLVPESGTIKSDDPEDIKWSEYLHSPFLLGAASNNQNSSQPILYSNIVKPESHFTTGSNSTWHQNEHNHHHHQLQAASSEIMYTNKDLQRLAVAFGQTL